The sequence ACATAACGGATACCAAGGCATGAGAAGTATAAGAGTTTCAAGTACAACAATTTACATACCTTGTCAACAGGAGAGACGGAGGGGTTTTCACCTTCACCAGGTTCCCAAATCTTAATATCGTTATCAATGCCACTGCTTGCAACAACAATCCCTGAAGGGTGCTGTTCGACACAGTTTACAATGTGTTTATCTCCAGTCATCACTCTGATCAGCTCCCCATCCTTCTTTCTCCAAATAAATATACGGCCACAGTCTGACCCGGAGGTAACATAATCACAGTTGGGCCCAAGGAAGTTTACCCCCTTAATGGTGTGTTGGTTCTGGTGTCCCTTGAATGTCTTAGGTATAGGCAACTCATCCCTACGACAAGATAAGGGGTTGGTCCCATCCATCAGGAGTTGTTCATCTACCTCAATGTTGTTCAAGTGTAAACCATGCTCTCTTGAGAAAAGGTAGATATTGTCATGACTATAGGATGCTAATAGCTCACTGGTCTGTGAGTAAGCCAAACCAGTTATTCCATCTTTGTTTCCACCAATCAAATGTGGAGGGCAGAAGTGCTCCGTTGGGTGACCGAAAATAGAATTGCCATCCAGACGAATCTTGCGGGTATCATATATCCTTACATACTCATCTGATCCAGCCGCTGCAAAACAACAGGGCTGCCTTGGGTCTATGGCAATAGCAAAGAGTTCGGTGGCATCAGCAGTGAAATGGTATGCAGCCCCACATTTAAAGAGTTCCACGGCATGTTTCCCCCTGAGGTCAAACTGCAGAGAAAACAAAGTTAGCAACAGAAGGATCCAGCCGGGATAAAAAGAAGCCAAGGAACTCAACAACATACGAGCCACACGGAGCTATCTTCACAGCAGCAGTAGAATGTGTAAGGACTTCCCGGCTCAACAGCCAACCTGTGTATCGCAAACTCCAACTCAACAAGTTTGTCGGTAGTTGCGCGCCCCCCTTCCCGTATCTGTGAATGCCTCACCTGTTTCGGTTCACAATCGAGGAACATAGCACAAATGGTTGAGTGACCAAAGGGAACATCGGAtcatcgaatttgtcattgccAGGAGGACATCGAGTATGCAATACCTCACCATCAGCAGCACACGTGACAACGCTCCGGTCATCCGAGAAGGGCATGAACTGCGCGTGGAGCACGTTGTTACTGTGCCCAGTGTGGAACGATAGGGTTGGCACCGCCTCCACCCAGTTCCACAGCACGACGGTCCGATCGTCCGCCCCGGAGAGGAGCAATCTCCCGTCCGCGTTGAAGCTTATAGTGTTGACGCAGCCCC comes from Panicum virgatum strain AP13 chromosome 4K, P.virgatum_v5, whole genome shotgun sequence and encodes:
- the LOC120704518 gene encoding DDB1- and CUL4-associated factor 8-like isoform X2, yielding MRAGCDQFDRAQDFVQSLSIQKRLRKHRGCVNTISFNADGRLLLSGADDRTVVLWNWVEAVPTLSFHTGHSNNVLHAQFMPFSDDRSVVTCAADGEVRHSQIREGGRATTDKLVELEFAIHRLAVEPGSPYTFYCCCEDSSVWLFDLRGKHAVELFKCGAAYHFTADATELFAIAIDPRQPCCFAAAGSDEYVRIYDTRKIRLDGNSIFGHPTEHFCPPHLIGGNKDGITGLAYSQTSELLASYSHDNIYLFSREHGLHLNNIEVDEQLLMDGTNPLSCRRDELPIPKTFKGHQNQHTIKGVNFLGPNCDYVTSGSDCGRIFIWRKKDGELIRVMTGDKHIVNCVEQHPSGIVVASSGIDNDIKIWEPGEGENPSVSPVDKVEEDMWLYTSSDSDGFFYNDDLEYAMDFDDIYVYGNGDEHSSEEDEDTSSEEDDDGDNSAKDDDDGDNSAEDVSDG
- the LOC120704518 gene encoding DDB1- and CUL4-associated factor 8-like isoform X1 gives rise to the protein MGFKARPGSVTRGRKDAGAEVREETLVNGATAAAMPLERKRMAGLWEREVGGLPPRSFANAVMASKDFVQSLSIQKRLRKHRGCVNTISFNADGRLLLSGADDRTVVLWNWVEAVPTLSFHTGHSNNVLHAQFMPFSDDRSVVTCAADGEVRHSQIREGGRATTDKLVELEFAIHRLAVEPGSPYTFYCCCEDSSVWLFDLRGKHAVELFKCGAAYHFTADATELFAIAIDPRQPCCFAAAGSDEYVRIYDTRKIRLDGNSIFGHPTEHFCPPHLIGGNKDGITGLAYSQTSELLASYSHDNIYLFSREHGLHLNNIEVDEQLLMDGTNPLSCRRDELPIPKTFKGHQNQHTIKGVNFLGPNCDYVTSGSDCGRIFIWRKKDGELIRVMTGDKHIVNCVEQHPSGIVVASSGIDNDIKIWEPGEGENPSVSPVDKVEEDMWLYTSSDSDGFFYNDDLEYAMDFDDIYVYGNGDEHSSEEDEDTSSEEDDDGDNSAKDDDDGDNSAEDVSDG